A region of Oryzias latipes chromosome 18, ASM223467v1 DNA encodes the following proteins:
- the synpo2 gene encoding synaptopodin-2, producing MGTGDYVCVTLSGAAPWGFSLAEGEVDNQRSFLVSQVEQGGRAFLAGIQDGDVVVSINGKPCADLTLLRASALIDTSTDSLQLCLKRNVFIPAERLESEGRSLSSEVLESTTLNIFSPDHRFQLPKELYISESRHEADFGHSENDTDSPKTSQLCSVQQDTSSCENQGSNHEEGAEWSVSPGDILELQVSLSKQTLSDAGSTALGSAHGIEGEFSKREVIKALHKTTATSLCTPCPVREPLGQHGVVVTPTSMLGQVEVILQQPAASGAGRGILSVGGPKVSESLGSQSERQEGGGISEGVPGSFTISFKTPSEEASGEEQGSDSEGDQEKPSKHHARHARLRRKDSISEKQLKEAKSKCKRIALLLTAAPSNPNNKGVLMFKKHRQRAKKYTLVSYGTGEDEQEYSDEEDEENGDIKQEIPAAEITFLATINSATDKTFIRDATSSKCVLNFNLDKALMDIEQNLQNQAEMECLPETKGKGALMFAQRRLRMDEISAEHEELRRQGMPVEAVQETNKRAAELSFMQSATEGRTYMDVNIHQQSQQQYQQYQEQQYYEQQQNYQQQHQYQQFQQQQYEQSQYQQQQIYQQQQQQQQQQQYLQEQKQMQQYPAIINGTNQQQANEIQSSFNNLSAKPFAAENMVATPYSHGASGTIQDFAAQGEQIASRDERISTPAIKTSFLQDARRRNTGKPMFTFKEAPKMSPNPELLNLLNRSDKKLGFESGPEEDYLSLGAEACNFLQSQRVKPKIPPPVAPKPVINPNSPAWSPQIEAANQNMPQCAENSISTPAVAPTENTAPTPELEPTIAPAVEHPPPLAPHETPANAVTEKQHAWPPTETESQQQPLQVTLPEENMEMKPSLQAESSQKTTWIAKQAQTQQQSPAGWHPPQVKEPPSGQTPTQPSWVTHQPAQSQAQPQTPTSTWTPQSQPNWSHPQGQIQSQPQPPWIKPQEEPQSQQQHQVQSSWAQTNEQQQSQQIQPAWLQTQEHPQQQAQNQWTHLSQMDSQQQAPWVQQPQQKVQPPWVQQVQQEPQPQPPWVQQPQHQALQQSWAQPQASHQPQQTWVSGQPQHQLSVDAWGQSQIQVQVQPPWIQAAQPPSQPQPHPQPQPQPKANLNPWAPVPAQAQSQSQWAQHPLENNQHHMNSWNQEQNQPQHQPPWVQTPPTQSTPYPGWQQQISSTPPQPQGDTWAPAQTQLQTHVDSWTSQSQQTSTNVSVSKINNRPSPKPWQPLQNTSQNLATPPPPRRMQSFTIGQRPLPINPMATVLNPKSSPGSAFEMPVVKGKGADMFAKRQSRMEKFVVDSETVEANKASRSTSPAASLPNEWKYTSNVRAPPPRAYNPIQSPLYPPAASKQPAAASPSTKAKKKDQEKQTPAPKPLNVIDVMKHQPYQLDSSLFIFGPGAEAVKPPISKPSPPNPPNENQPITYGQTAPVQQTGPYSSPYPQQAFGMPMQPPMHDSLYQQAQANVYPYQQPSGGQYPQQYNQQYQQPAQPSYHPQSPQPSNSPYSQPLQAAYQPANSPPYMAPPPVPYEQQSTSCYIAPSFPVVGRADSVSGGSNAAAPRPKFTANKSSAQVWKPAAAEKE from the exons ATGGGCACTGGAGATTACGTCTGCGTAACGCTGAGCGGAGCTGCACCCTGGGGATTCTCCCTGGCAGAGGGAGAAGTTGACAACCAAAGGTCTTTTCTGGTCTCCCAG GTGGAGCAGGGTGGCCGGGCCTTCCTGGCTGGAATACAAGACGGGGATGTGGTGGTGTCCATCAACGGGAAACCATGTGCTGATCTAACACTTTTACGAGCATCTGCTCTTATCGACACTTCAACTGACAGCTTGCAGTTATGTCTCAAAAG AAACGTCTTCATCCCAGCAGAAAGGCTTGAATCTGAAGGGAGGAGCCTGTCAAGCGAGGTTCTAGAAAGCACCACCCTTAACATCTTCTCTCCAGATCACAGGTTCCAGTTACCAAAGGAGCTCTATATTTCTGAGTCCCGACACGAGGCTGACTTTGGACATTcggaaaatgacacagattcCCCTAAAACCTCCCAGCTTTGTTCAGTCCAGCAAGACACATCCTCATGTGAGAATCAAGGAAGCAATCACGAAGAGGGAGCAGAGTGGTCTGTCTCACCTGGAGACATACTGGAGCTGCAGGTGTCTCTGTCTAAGCAAACCTTGAGCGACGCAGGCAGCACAGCCCTGGGAAGTGCTCATGGGATCGAGGGGGAATTTtcaaaaagagaagtcatcaaAGCGCTACACAAGACGACGGCAACATCTCTCTGCACGCCATGCCCCGTCAGGGAGCCGCTTGGCCAGCACGGTGTGGTGGTCACTCCAACCTCGATGCTGGGACAGGTGGAGGTCATTCTGCAGCAGCCGGCAGCAtcaggagcagggaggggcatCCTGAGCGTGGGTGGCCCGAAGGTCAGCGAAAGCCTTGGATCCCAAAGTGAAAGACAGGAAGGAGGAGGGATCAGTGAGGGGGTCCCGGGGTCCTTCACTATCTCATTTAAAACTCCATCAGAGGAGGCGTCAGGAGAAGAGCAGGGCTCCGATTCTGAGGGGGATCAAGAAAAGCCCAGCAAACATCACGCAAGACATGCTC gaCTCAGGCGCAAGGACAGCATTTCTGAGAAACAGTTGAAGGAGGCAAAGTCCAAATGTAAACGTATAGCTCTCCTTCTCACTGCTGCTCCATCAAATCCTAATAACAAAGGGGTGTTGATGTTTAAAAAGCACCGCCAGAGGGCCAAGAAATACACTCTCGTGAGCTACGGCACAGGGGAAGACGAACAGGAGTACAGCGACGAAGAGGACGAGGAAAACGGAGACATCAAGCAAGAAATCCCTGCTGCTGAAATCACTTTTTTAGCTACTATTAATTCTGCAACAGACAAAACTTTTATCAGAGATGCTACAAGTAGCAAGTGCGTGCTGAATTTTAATTTGGACAAAGCTCTCATGGACATTGAACAAAACTTGCAAAACCAAGCAGAGATGGAATGTTTGCCTGAAACCAAAGGCAAGGGTGCCCTAATGTTTGCTCAGCGCCGTCTGAGGATGGATGAGATTTCTGCTGAACACGAGGAGCTCAGGCGCCAAGGAATGCCTGTGGAAGCAGTGCAGGAGACGAACAAGAGGGCTGCGGAGCTCTCATTTATGCAGTCTGCAACAGAGGGCCGCACTTACATGGATGTAAATATTCACCAGCAAAGCCAACAGCAATATCAGCAGTATCAAGAGCAACAGTACTATGAGCAACAACAGAACTACCAACAGCAGCATCAATACCAAcaatttcagcagcagcagtacgAGCAAAGTCAATATCAACAACAGCAAATCtatcagcagcaacagcagcagcagcagcagcaacaatatCTTCAAGAGCAGAAGCAAATGCAGCAGTATCCTGCAATCATCAACGGCACAAATCAACAACAAGCCAATGAAATTCAAAGTTCCTTTAACAATCTTTCTGCCAAGCCTtttgcagcagaaaacatggtGGCGACACCCTATTCTCACGGGGCAAGTGGGACCATTCAGGATTTTGCGGCTCAAGGAGAGCAAATAGCCTCCCGTGATGAGCGTATATCTACCCCTGCTATCAAGACCAGCTTTCTGCAGGATGCAAGACGAAGAAATACGGGTAAACCTATGTTCACATTTAAAGAAGCTCCAAAAATGTCCCCTAACCCTGAGCTGCTGAACCTCCTCAACAGGAGTGATAAAAAGTTGGGCTTTGAGTCAGGACCGGAGGAAGACTATCTCAGCCTTGGGGCTGAGGCTTGCAATTTCCTCCAGTCTCAAAGAGTTAAACCAAAGATTCCTCCACCAGTTGCTCCAAAGCCTGTGATCAACCCCAACTCTCCGGCTTGGTCTCCACAGATAGAAGCAGCCAACCAGAACATGCCTCAGTGTGCTGAAAATAGTATATCCACACCTGCTGTTGCCCCCACTGAAAACACTGCCCCTACTCCAGAACTAGAGCCAACCATTGCACCTGCCGTagaacaccccccccctctcGCTCCACATGAAACTCCTGCCAATGCTGTAACAGAAAAGCAGCATGCATGGCCTCCCACAGAGACAGAATCCCAGCAGCAGCCTTTGCAAGTGACACTTCCAGAGGAAAATATGGAGATGAAGCCTTCTTTGCAGGCCGAGTCCTCCCAGAAGACAACTTGGATTGCAAAACAAGCGCAAACCCAGCAACAGTCACCTGCTGGTTGGCACCCACCTCAAGTGAAGGAACCACCCTCAGGTCAGACTCCCACGCAACCTTCATGGGTAACACATCAGCCTGCTCAGAGCCAAGCACAGCCTCAGACTCCCACAAGTACTTGGACCCCCCAAAGCCAGCCAAACTGGAGCCATCCTCAAGGACAAATTCAAAGCCAGCCTCAGCCACCCTGGATTAAGCCACAAGAAGAACCACAGTCTCAACAACAGCACCAGGTTCAGTCATCTTGGGCACAGACCAATGAACAGCAACAGTCCCaacaaattcagccagcatggtTACAAACCCAAGAACATCCACAGCAACAAGCCCAGAACCAGTGGACACACCTTTCACAAATGGACTCCCAACAACAAGCCCCATGGGTGCAGCAACCTCAGCAAAAAGTGCAACCACCGTGGGTTCAACAAGTTCAGCAAGAACCCCAGCCACAGCCACCATGGGTTCAACAACCACAGCATCAGGCTTTGCAACAATCGTGGGCACAACCCCAAGCATCACATCAGCCTCAGCAAACATGGGTCTCAGGACAGCCTCAACATCAGCTCTCTGTTGATGCTTGGGGCCAATCACAGATCCAGGTTCAAGTTCAGCCACCATGGATCCAAGCAGCCCAGCCACCATCTCAACCTCAACCACATCCCCAGCCACAGCCACAACCTAAAGCTAATCTGAATCCGTGGGCACCTGTACCTGCTCAGGCCCAATCACAGTCTCAATGGGCTCAGCACCCTCTTGAAAATAATCAACACCACATGAATTCATGGAACCAAGAACAAAATCAGCCTCAACATCAGCCACCTTGGGTCCAAACACCCCCAACCCAGTCAACACCATATCCAGGCTGGCAGCAGCAAATTTCCAGTACTCCACCCCAGCCACAAGGGGATACATGGGCACCTGCTCAAACACAGCTTCAGACACATGTGGACTCCTGGACTTCACAGTCACAGCAAACATCGACGAATGTTTCCGTGTCTAAAATCAACAACCGCCCCTCTCCTAAACCTTGGCAGCCACTACAAAATACATCACAAAACCTGGCCACGCCTCCTCCACCCAGACGAATGCAATCATTTACTATTGGGCAAAGACCATTACCTATCAACCCCATGGCCACAGTCCTAAATCCTAAATCTTCTCCAGGTTCAGCTTTTGAGATGCCAGTGGTTAAAGGGAAAGGAGCTGATATGTTCGCCAAGAGGCAGTCTCGTATGGAGAAGTTTGTTGTGGACTCTGAAACTGTGGAAGCAAACAAGGCAAGCCGATCAACATCACCAGCTGCTTCTTTACCGAATGAATGGAAATATACTTCCAATGTACGTGCTCCCCCTCCACGAGCATATAATCCTATTCAATCTCCATTGTATCCTCCTGCTGCATCCAAACAACCCGCTGCAGCCAGTCCTTCaaccaaagcaaagaaaaaagaccAAGAGAAACAGACACCTGCCCCTAAGCCTCTAAATGTTATTGATGTCATGAAGCATCAACCATATCAGTTGGATTCTTCACTTTTTATCTTTGGCCCAGGAGCAGAGGCTGTCAAGCCCCCCATTTCAAAACCCAGCCCTCCCAATCCACCTAATGAAAACCAACCAATTACGTATGGGCAAACTGCCCCAGTCCAGCAAACTGGACCATACAGCTCCCCGTATCCCCAACAAGCCTTTGGGATGCCCATGCAGCCTCCAATGCATGATAGCCTTTATCAGCAAGCTCAAGCTAATGTTTATCCTTATCAGCAGCCTTCAGGTGGTCAATACCCACAACAATATAACCAACAATACCAGCAACCTGCTCAACCTTCTTATCATCCCCAGTCCCCTCAGCCTTCAAACTCTCCCTATTCACAGCCTCTACAGGCTGCTTACCAGCCAGCAAACAGCCCTCCTTATATGGCACCTCCGCCTGTACCCTATGAGCAACAATCCACCAGTTGCTACATTGCCCCGAGTTTCCCTGTGGTTGGTAGAGCGGATTCTGTATCAGGGGGTAGCAATGCAGCTGCTCCCAGGCCAAAGTTTACAGCTAACAAAAGCTCAGCTCAGGTGTGGAAACCTGCAGCGGCTGAAAAAGAATGA